A window of Fictibacillus halophilus contains these coding sequences:
- the csrA gene encoding carbon storage regulator CsrA, translating into MLVLTRRNDESIIIGNDIEITVIGIEGDRVRIGIKAPSNIDIHRKEVYLSIQNENQEANNSINLLNEKELTKKLSKMIKQN; encoded by the coding sequence ATGCTAGTACTTACGAGAAGAAATGATGAATCTATTATAATAGGTAATGATATAGAAATAACAGTTATTGGTATTGAGGGAGATCGAGTCAGAATAGGTATTAAAGCACCATCCAATATTGATATTCATCGAAAGGAAGTCTACCTTTCTATACAAAATGAAAATCAAGAAGCGAACAATTCCATCAATCTACTAAACGAAAAAGAATTAACAAAAAAATTATCAAAAATGATTAAACAAAATTGA
- the fliW gene encoding flagellar assembly protein FliW has translation MKITTKYIGEFEINKEQIIYFNNGLPGFTEEKKFVLLPLSDDGVFLFLQSITNHSLAFITTNPFLLDKEYEFELNVDDQEMLNIKDSKDVFVQVIVTLKETLEESTANLKAPLIINGKLGKQVILHGNYDQKHKFFHSEFRSEESC, from the coding sequence TCGGTGAGTTTGAAATTAATAAAGAACAGATTATTTATTTTAATAATGGTTTACCTGGGTTCACAGAAGAAAAAAAGTTTGTTCTTCTACCGTTAAGTGATGATGGAGTATTTTTGTTTTTACAATCTATAACGAACCACTCATTGGCTTTTATAACTACTAATCCGTTTCTATTGGATAAGGAATATGAATTTGAACTTAACGTTGACGATCAAGAAATGTTAAATATTAAAGATAGTAAAGATGTTTTTGTTCAAGTAATCGTTACGCTGAAAGAAACTTTAGAAGAATCTACTGCAAATCTAAAGGCTCCATTAATTATTAATGGAAAATTAGGTAAGCAAGTTATTCTTCATGGAAACTATGATCAGAAACATAAATTCTTTCATTCAGAATTTAGGAGTGAGGAATCATGCTAG